The following proteins come from a genomic window of Mariniflexile sp. TRM1-10:
- a CDS encoding Pycsar system effector family protein: protein MDNLIAEVEKHVIHLLNEKLSSHYIYHNLAHTQLVVEKVKELSDLSNLSDSEKEILVLAAWLHDTGYTEGIEKHEEKSISIAEDFLKNHNASEDTIKAVKDLILATVMGYEPKNISEKIIRDADFAHIGSKDFGDATELLRKEWELTCDKTLTDAEWLEENIHFLTNNHRFYSEAASTNWTATKTKNLSRLLKLQNKIKQDSVKLKQKKTELSFKKNKAELPERGIETMFRVTLRNHITLSNIADTKANILLSVNAIIVSLVLSNLVSKLDNASNKYLIIPTIIFVLFTVASIILSILATRPNVTSGKFTKEDVANKKVNLLFFGNFHKMSLADFEWAMGEMMLDREYLYASMKKDLYFLGLVLDKKYKILRLTYSVFMIGIIISVIAFTIAFNLNTR from the coding sequence ATGGATAATCTTATTGCTGAAGTCGAAAAACACGTCATTCATTTATTAAATGAAAAACTAAGTAGCCACTATATTTACCACAATTTGGCACATACGCAACTTGTCGTTGAAAAGGTCAAAGAATTATCTGACTTATCAAATTTAAGTGATTCTGAAAAAGAAATATTGGTATTAGCTGCTTGGCTTCATGATACGGGTTATACTGAAGGTATAGAAAAACACGAAGAGAAAAGCATTTCTATTGCTGAAGATTTTTTAAAGAACCACAATGCTTCTGAAGATACTATCAAAGCTGTTAAGGATTTAATTTTAGCTACAGTAATGGGATACGAACCCAAAAATATAAGCGAGAAAATTATTCGTGATGCCGATTTTGCCCACATTGGAAGCAAAGATTTTGGAGATGCTACAGAATTACTTAGAAAAGAATGGGAACTTACTTGTGATAAAACTTTGACGGATGCCGAATGGTTAGAAGAGAACATTCATTTTTTAACCAACAACCATCGGTTTTATTCCGAAGCAGCTTCAACAAATTGGACTGCAACGAAAACAAAAAATTTATCGCGATTATTAAAGCTTCAAAATAAGATAAAGCAAGATTCCGTTAAACTTAAACAAAAGAAAACAGAATTAAGTTTTAAAAAAAACAAAGCTGAATTGCCCGAACGCGGTATAGAAACCATGTTTAGAGTCACTTTAAGAAATCATATCACTTTAAGCAACATAGCCGATACTAAAGCTAATATCCTCCTATCGGTAAATGCCATAATTGTGTCATTGGTTTTATCAAATTTGGTTTCTAAATTAGATAATGCCTCAAATAAATATCTCATTATACCAACAATTATTTTTGTACTCTTTACGGTAGCTTCTATTATTTTGTCCATTTTAGCGACACGTCCAAATGTTACCAGCGGAAAGTTCACAAAAGAAGACGTTGCCAATAAAAAAGTAAATTTATTGTTCTTTGGAAATTTCCACAAAATGAGTCTAGCAGATTTTGAGTGGGCTATGGGAGAAATGATGCTAGATAGAGAGTATTTATACGCTTCTATGAAAAAGGATTTATATTTTCTTGGATTGGTTTTAGATAAAAAATATAAAATACTTAGGTTAACCTATAGCGTATTCATGATTGGTATTATTATAAGCGTTATTGCTTTTACCATCGCATTTAACCTTAATACTCGCTAA
- a CDS encoding GAF domain-containing protein: MDQYEHLESPMIFKISFNELLKTYEALVNSDDEFVAAKAKRILEIQKPYPELRAGFTELSLLETYKKPIEVILQDTFSPILTNNEIKTASIPFQNIVFNTSNRFKNIIKHAGDDFVLQIKNMPEDDTYIITCIVILNFCYGYNLNLKRPFFYEIPDEHGILRYYKILYNADFCEITPTESAKKITQEDYDELLDNFDNIALWKEKFPPNSYLFKGFVISNIFDVTDDQSISNIKSNLIIDEECVDEDFIENFHKTFQSLLGIKNIKVGFSVYNKEDGLFESVLGMGNSSFLINSDEPKPCKQALCHGSYDKLLKEKKFYAVSDVDRLCECSQGRAPQLETFKNQGIKSVILAPIADGDDLLGVLEIVSPEPKVLNSINANKLNDVMPYIVSAVLRSKREEENLIEAVIQQECTSIHPSVHWKFEKEAKTFIKEQFNGNQAVFNKISFEDIYPLYGQIDIKGSSEARNWATQQDLMLQLNEVKIILNEAFKEEQFPIYEQFIFQIDNYLEGLDAHFQVDSEQQITGFLKHDINPLLEHLSKFEVLHAIINVYKESIEAKVGTFYKHRENYDNTISSINKKMASLLDKKQEEAQKMYPHYFERFKTDGVEHNMYIGEAITKEESFNPIYLYNLRLWQLQVMCEMENAYYQMQPTFPIGLDVASMILVFNQPLSISFRMDEKQFDVDGTYNARYQIVKKRVDKAFIKGTQERVTQKGKISIIYSQKQDEQEYLRYIKFLQSKNYLDDDVEIVELEDLQAVTGLKAIRVSLLYHKDKKDKAFYTYDDLIREIKA, from the coding sequence ATGGACCAATACGAGCATCTTGAATCGCCAATGATTTTTAAAATAAGTTTTAATGAACTTCTTAAAACTTACGAGGCGCTTGTTAATAGCGATGATGAGTTTGTTGCAGCCAAAGCCAAACGAATTCTAGAAATTCAGAAACCCTATCCTGAATTAAGAGCGGGATTTACAGAGTTATCGTTGCTAGAAACCTATAAAAAACCTATAGAAGTTATTCTGCAGGATACCTTTAGTCCTATTTTAACCAATAACGAAATTAAAACGGCATCCATACCATTTCAAAATATAGTATTCAATACGTCCAACCGTTTTAAAAATATTATCAAACATGCTGGAGATGATTTTGTCTTGCAAATTAAAAACATGCCAGAAGATGATACGTATATTATCACCTGTATAGTTATTTTAAATTTCTGCTATGGCTATAATTTAAATTTAAAACGCCCGTTTTTTTATGAAATTCCTGATGAGCATGGCATTTTACGCTATTATAAAATTTTATATAATGCCGATTTTTGTGAAATAACACCAACCGAAAGCGCTAAAAAAATTACCCAAGAAGATTATGATGAGTTGTTGGATAATTTTGATAACATCGCGCTTTGGAAAGAAAAATTTCCGCCCAATAGTTATTTGTTCAAAGGTTTTGTAATATCAAACATTTTTGATGTCACAGACGATCAGTCTATTTCAAACATCAAATCTAATCTTATTATAGATGAAGAATGTGTCGATGAAGATTTTATAGAAAACTTTCACAAAACATTTCAATCGCTTTTAGGTATTAAAAACATAAAGGTAGGTTTTTCGGTATACAATAAGGAAGACGGTCTTTTTGAATCCGTTCTTGGTATGGGCAATAGCAGTTTTTTAATTAATAGCGATGAGCCAAAACCGTGCAAGCAGGCTTTATGTCATGGTTCTTATGATAAATTACTAAAGGAAAAGAAATTCTATGCGGTATCCGATGTAGATAGGCTGTGCGAGTGTTCTCAAGGACGGGCGCCACAGTTGGAGACTTTTAAAAACCAAGGCATTAAAAGCGTTATTTTAGCACCCATTGCCGATGGTGATGATTTACTAGGGGTATTAGAAATCGTTTCACCTGAACCCAAAGTTTTGAATAGCATCAATGCTAATAAGCTAAATGATGTGATGCCATATATCGTGTCTGCAGTTTTACGCTCAAAAAGAGAAGAGGAGAATTTAATTGAAGCTGTCATTCAACAAGAATGTACATCTATTCATCCAAGTGTGCATTGGAAATTCGAAAAAGAAGCAAAAACCTTTATAAAAGAACAATTTAACGGCAATCAAGCGGTATTTAACAAAATTTCGTTTGAAGACATTTATCCATTATATGGACAAATTGATATCAAAGGGTCTTCTGAAGCAAGAAATTGGGCAACGCAGCAGGATTTAATGTTACAGCTTAATGAAGTAAAAATCATTCTGAATGAAGCTTTTAAAGAAGAGCAATTTCCTATATATGAGCAGTTTATATTTCAAATAGATAATTATTTAGAAGGATTAGATGCCCATTTCCAGGTAGATAGCGAACAACAAATTACAGGATTTTTAAAACATGACATCAATCCCTTATTAGAACATCTATCAAAATTTGAAGTATTGCATGCCATTATCAATGTATATAAAGAATCGATTGAAGCTAAGGTTGGTACTTTTTATAAGCATAGAGAAAACTATGACAATACAATTTCTAGTATCAACAAAAAAATGGCTTCGCTGCTAGATAAAAAACAAGAAGAGGCACAAAAAATGTATCCACATTATTTTGAACGCTTTAAAACAGATGGCGTAGAACACAACATGTATATAGGTGAAGCTATTACTAAAGAAGAAAGTTTCAATCCTATTTATTTATATAATTTAAGATTGTGGCAACTGCAGGTGATGTGCGAAATGGAAAATGCTTATTACCAAATGCAACCTACCTTTCCTATTGGTTTAGATGTGGCTTCCATGATTTTAGTGTTCAATCAGCCATTATCCATTAGTTTTAGAATGGATGAAAAGCAGTTTGATGTAGACGGTACTTATAATGCGCGGTACCAAATTGTAAAAAAACGTGTTGATAAAGCATTTATAAAAGGAACCCAAGAGCGTGTCACCCAAAAAGGAAAAATAAGCATTATTTATTCCCAAAAACAAGACGAACAAGAATACTTACGCTACATTAAATTTTTACAATCGAAAAATTATTTAGATGATGATGTGGAAATTGTTGAATTGGAGGATTTGCAAGCAGTAACTGGATTGAAAGCGATTCGCGTTAGTTTACTGTACCACAAAGACAAAAAAGACAAAGCGTTTTATACCTACGACGATTTAATTAGAGAAATTAAAGCTTAA
- a CDS encoding acyl-CoA thioesterase has translation MTTVNDLLSLLVLEKISNTEFNGVSKTIGSPIVFGGQVLAQAIHAASRTITNNRVLHSMHSYFLEAGNLELPITYNVSIVRDGGSFSVRRVTAHQKERTIFILSASFHKKEAGYDHQIAMKPSLKQPEDLLSWTDILQQFGDYLPKSLKAFFEIERPIEFKPTEIVNPLDKKDLPPFSDVWFKLKGDAKNLDLATKQQILTYISDYNILSSVLYPHASKAHWGNTQTASLDHSMWYFRDFDFDDWLLYSMESPSASHARGFARGNIFTRDGKLIASVAQEGLMRPIIK, from the coding sequence ATGACCACAGTAAACGATTTATTAAGTCTATTAGTCTTAGAAAAGATTAGCAATACTGAATTTAACGGCGTAAGTAAAACCATTGGTAGTCCCATTGTTTTCGGAGGCCAGGTATTGGCGCAAGCCATTCATGCTGCTAGTAGAACAATAACCAACAATAGGGTATTGCACTCGATGCATTCCTATTTTTTGGAAGCTGGTAATTTAGAGTTGCCCATTACCTATAACGTAAGCATTGTAAGGGATGGTGGTAGTTTTTCAGTACGTCGGGTTACAGCACATCAGAAGGAAAGAACCATTTTTATATTATCGGCATCGTTTCATAAAAAGGAGGCAGGCTATGATCATCAAATAGCGATGAAGCCTAGTTTAAAACAACCTGAAGATTTGTTGAGTTGGACAGACATTCTTCAGCAATTTGGAGATTATTTACCAAAAAGTCTTAAAGCTTTTTTTGAAATTGAGCGTCCTATTGAATTTAAGCCAACCGAGATAGTAAATCCTTTGGACAAGAAAGATTTACCACCATTCAGCGATGTATGGTTTAAGTTGAAAGGTGATGCAAAGAACTTGGATTTAGCTACAAAACAGCAAATATTAACCTATATTTCAGATTATAATATTTTAAGTTCGGTGCTTTACCCGCATGCCAGTAAAGCACATTGGGGCAATACGCAAACGGCAAGTTTAGACCATTCTATGTGGTATTTTAGAGATTTTGATTTTGATGATTGGTTGTTGTACTCTATGGAATCTCCAAGTGCTTCCCATGCCCGAGGTTTTGCCCGAGGAAATATATTTACCAGAGACGGGAAATTGATAGCTTCGGTAGCTCAAGAAGGCTTAATGCGACCAATTATTAAGTAA
- a CDS encoding peptide-methionine (S)-S-oxide reductase: MELISKIALGGGCHWCTEAVFQSLLGIEKVEQGYVASIDENASFSEAVIVHFKPEIISLETLVEIHLYTHKSTSNHSMRTKYRSAIYTFSEAQNQQSKAIINNFQKEFDNKLITKVYPFHSFKASRDDIQNYYIKNPEKPFCETFINPKLKLVLERFSKQANMEKLKHLIA, from the coding sequence ATGGAATTAATTTCTAAAATAGCATTAGGAGGCGGTTGCCATTGGTGTACAGAAGCTGTTTTTCAATCGTTGCTAGGTATTGAAAAAGTAGAACAAGGTTATGTTGCATCTATTGATGAAAATGCCTCATTTTCAGAAGCTGTGATTGTTCATTTTAAGCCTGAAATAATTTCATTAGAAACGCTCGTCGAAATTCATTTGTATACACATAAAAGTACGAGCAATCATTCCATGCGAACAAAATATCGTTCAGCAATTTATACGTTTTCAGAAGCACAAAATCAGCAATCAAAAGCCATTATAAATAATTTTCAAAAGGAATTTGACAACAAATTAATAACCAAAGTGTATCCGTTTCATTCCTTTAAAGCGTCTAGAGACGACATACAAAATTACTATATAAAGAATCCTGAAAAACCCTTTTGTGAAACATTTATCAATCCGAAGTTAAAATTGGTATTGGAACGATTTTCCAAACAAGCCAATATGGAAAAGTTAAAGCATTTGATAGCGTAA
- a CDS encoding aldo/keto reductase encodes MSFSKKTIVNLGLGMAAIGRPHYINVRTNTVVKSDVNELKVNGFKVLDAAYNLGVRYFDTAPGYGLAEALLIDWLADKNDKNIQIGTKWGYTYTANFDKNAIIHEVKEHSISKLKEQWQVSKKLLPFLTTYQIHSATLETGVLENAEVLNELAYLKREYQIKIGISTTGDNQVEVIKKALEVSVDGRSLFDTFQSTYNILDQSILSISAQLKQEDKQLIVKEALANGRIFRNKNFPTYHNLYSALENLSYKYDVGVDAIALQFCNATIPESMVLSGASTVNQLQENLKANTIILNEEDMVLLKSFSVEPVAYWNERKQLQWN; translated from the coding sequence ATGTCATTCAGTAAAAAAACAATAGTGAATTTAGGATTAGGAATGGCGGCTATTGGAAGGCCGCATTATATTAATGTAAGGACCAATACCGTAGTAAAAAGCGATGTCAATGAGCTTAAAGTCAATGGGTTTAAGGTATTGGATGCTGCTTATAATTTAGGGGTTCGTTATTTCGATACTGCACCGGGTTATGGATTAGCTGAAGCGTTACTGATAGATTGGTTAGCAGACAAAAATGATAAAAACATTCAAATAGGAACAAAATGGGGGTACACCTACACAGCCAATTTTGATAAAAATGCTATAATTCACGAAGTGAAAGAGCATAGTATTTCTAAATTAAAAGAGCAATGGCAAGTATCTAAAAAGCTATTGCCTTTTTTAACCACCTATCAAATCCATTCAGCAACTTTAGAAACGGGAGTTTTGGAAAATGCCGAAGTTTTAAATGAATTGGCTTATTTGAAAAGGGAGTACCAAATAAAAATCGGAATTTCAACAACAGGTGATAACCAAGTTGAGGTTATTAAAAAGGCTTTAGAAGTTTCTGTTGATGGTAGATCTTTGTTCGATACCTTTCAAAGTACCTATAATATTTTAGACCAAAGTATTTTAAGTATTAGTGCTCAATTAAAACAAGAGGACAAACAATTAATTGTTAAAGAAGCTTTGGCAAATGGTAGGATTTTTAGAAATAAAAACTTTCCAACATATCATAATTTATATAGTGCACTTGAAAATTTGTCATATAAATATGATGTTGGGGTAGATGCTATCGCTTTACAATTTTGCAATGCAACCATTCCTGAAAGTATGGTTTTAAGCGGAGCAAGTACCGTTAATCAGTTACAGGAAAATCTAAAAGCGAACACGATTATTTTAAATGAAGAAGACATGGTTTTGTTAAAAAGCTTTAGTGTTGAACCCGTAGCTTATTGGAACGAACGCAAGCAATTACAATGGAATTAA
- a CDS encoding protein adenylyltransferase SelO, translated as MKLNIKDTFNKELPSDPILENTRRQVEKACFSYVNPKQTTKPELLHVSPEMLENLGLSKEDSQTKEFLEVFTGNAILPNTAPYAMCYGGHQFGNWAGQLGDGRAINLVEVEHNNKRWALQLKGAGETPYSRTADGLAVLRSSIREYLCSEAMHHLGVPTTRALSLALSGDAVLRDVMYNGNSEYEKGAIVCRVAPSFLRFGNYEIFAARQDFNTLKTVVDYTIKYFFSDLGEPSKDTYLAFFKEVMQRTLDMIIHWQRVGFVHGVMNTDNMSILGLTIDYGPYGWLEGFDFGWTPNTTDRQHKRYRYGNQPNIGLWNLYKLANALFPLIEDAEALERILDQYKADFEVKSLEMMRSKLGLEIEDVFDASLVQDLEDNLLLTETDMTIFFRKLSDFNIEKASEGLDVVKDAFYIPTEITAEIQQKWEAWFQRYAERLGQEQTNSEERKEKMDLVNPKYVLRNYMAQLAIDDADKGEYKLIDELFQMLKKPYDEQPKYEKWFAKRPDWARHKIGCSMLSCSS; from the coding sequence ATGAAACTGAATATAAAAGACACATTTAATAAAGAATTACCCTCAGATCCTATTCTTGAAAATACAAGAAGGCAGGTTGAAAAAGCCTGTTTTTCTTATGTGAATCCAAAACAAACTACAAAACCGGAATTGCTTCACGTGTCGCCCGAAATGTTGGAAAATTTAGGGCTTTCAAAAGAAGATTCACAAACTAAGGAATTTCTAGAAGTATTTACAGGGAACGCAATTTTACCAAATACTGCGCCTTATGCCATGTGCTACGGTGGGCATCAATTTGGAAATTGGGCAGGACAATTAGGTGATGGACGCGCTATTAATTTAGTAGAAGTTGAGCATAACAATAAACGTTGGGCACTTCAATTAAAAGGAGCAGGGGAAACACCTTATTCCCGAACTGCCGATGGGTTGGCAGTATTGCGTTCATCAATTAGAGAATATTTGTGTAGTGAAGCCATGCACCATTTGGGTGTGCCAACTACCCGGGCCTTATCGTTGGCATTGTCGGGTGATGCCGTTTTGCGGGATGTCATGTATAATGGTAATTCAGAATATGAAAAAGGTGCGATTGTTTGCAGAGTGGCACCATCTTTTTTACGTTTTGGCAACTACGAAATTTTTGCTGCTCGACAAGATTTCAACACTTTAAAAACGGTGGTAGATTATACGATTAAGTATTTTTTTAGTGATTTGGGCGAACCTTCAAAAGACACATATTTAGCTTTTTTTAAGGAAGTGATGCAACGGACTTTGGATATGATTATTCACTGGCAACGGGTCGGTTTTGTACACGGTGTGATGAATACCGATAATATGTCCATCCTTGGTTTGACTATAGATTATGGACCTTACGGTTGGTTGGAAGGCTTCGATTTTGGATGGACGCCCAACACGACCGATCGCCAACATAAACGTTACCGTTATGGCAACCAACCAAACATTGGGTTGTGGAATTTATATAAATTAGCAAACGCACTCTTTCCTTTAATTGAAGATGCAGAAGCACTTGAACGTATTTTAGACCAATATAAAGCAGATTTCGAAGTGAAGTCTTTAGAAATGATGCGTTCTAAATTAGGATTGGAAATTGAAGATGTTTTTGATGCCTCATTAGTTCAAGATTTGGAAGATAATTTGTTGCTCACAGAAACCGATATGACCATCTTCTTTAGAAAATTAAGTGATTTCAATATTGAAAAAGCTTCCGAAGGATTGGATGTTGTTAAAGATGCTTTTTATATTCCAACAGAAATAACCGCGGAAATTCAACAAAAATGGGAAGCGTGGTTTCAGCGGTATGCCGAGCGTTTGGGACAAGAACAAACAAATTCCGAAGAACGAAAAGAAAAAATGGATTTGGTCAACCCAAAATACGTGCTCCGGAATTATATGGCACAATTAGCTATTGATGATGCCGATAAAGGTGAGTATAAGTTAATTGATGAATTATTTCAAATGCTTAAAAAACCATATGACGAACAGCCTAAATATGAAAAATGGTTTGCCAAACGACCCGATTGGGCACGACATAAAATAGGTTGCTCCATGTTATCGTGTAGTTCGTAA
- the msrA gene encoding peptide-methionine (S)-S-oxide reductase MsrA: MTNKNLQVTTVGGGCFWCTEAVFQELKGVEKVVSGYSGGDAPGHPTYREICSGLTGHAEVVQITFDANIISYEDILFIFMTTHDPTTMNKQGADVGTQYRSVIYYHDEAQKQIAEAVIEKVADYYDNPIVTEISPLEIFYKAEDYHQNYYSNNKEQGYCNFVITPKLAKLRKLYGDRLK; the protein is encoded by the coding sequence ATGACAAACAAAAATTTACAAGTAACAACAGTCGGTGGCGGTTGTTTTTGGTGTACAGAAGCAGTTTTCCAAGAATTAAAAGGTGTTGAAAAAGTAGTGTCGGGATATTCTGGAGGCGATGCGCCTGGGCATCCAACATATCGCGAAATTTGTTCTGGATTAACGGGGCATGCCGAAGTGGTTCAAATAACATTTGATGCGAACATTATTTCTTATGAAGATATCTTGTTTATTTTCATGACCACCCACGACCCTACAACGATGAATAAACAAGGAGCTGATGTTGGTACACAATACCGTTCGGTTATTTATTATCATGACGAAGCGCAAAAGCAAATAGCTGAAGCTGTCATAGAAAAAGTGGCTGACTATTATGATAACCCCATAGTTACCGAAATAAGTCCTTTGGAAATATTTTATAAAGCCGAAGATTATCATCAAAATTATTATAGCAACAATAAAGAACAGGGCTATTGTAATTTTGTCATTACGCCAAAATTGGCGAAACTTAGAAAATTGTACGGAGATAGATTAAAATGA
- the msrB gene encoding peptide-methionine (R)-S-oxide reductase MsrB encodes MLTWKEIINFTIKGNPTPDKRVEKTEDAWKEILTPEQFRITRQKGTEPPHSGALCSIYDEGQYNCVCCGTPLFDSTIKFSSGTGWPSFTQPIKPNAIKYERDTAYGMVRVEVMCNTCDAHLGHVFSDGPEPSGLRYCINSESMVLEK; translated from the coding sequence ATGCTAACTTGGAAAGAAATTATCAATTTCACTATAAAAGGAAACCCAACACCAGACAAACGTGTTGAAAAAACAGAGGATGCATGGAAGGAAATATTAACTCCAGAACAATTTAGAATAACAAGGCAAAAAGGTACAGAACCTCCGCATAGTGGTGCTCTTTGTAGTATTTATGATGAAGGGCAATACAATTGTGTGTGTTGTGGTACACCGTTGTTCGATTCTACTATTAAATTTAGTTCTGGTACGGGGTGGCCCAGTTTTACACAACCCATAAAGCCAAATGCTATTAAGTACGAAAGAGATACCGCCTATGGTATGGTTCGTGTTGAGGTTATGTGTAATACCTGTGATGCCCATTTAGGTCATGTATTTTCAGATGGACCAGAACCTAGCGGATTGCGATATTGCATCAATTCAGAATCCATGGTATTAGAAAAATAA
- the araA gene encoding L-arabinose isomerase has protein sequence MINLKLGEVWFVTGSQHLYGPETLKQVAEHSKEIADAYTANTVIPVNVVFKPTVKSPEEIHAICKAANNDDNCIGIITWMHTFSPAKMWIAGLNALQKPFLHLHTQFNRDIPWGTIDMDFMNLNQSAHGGREFGFIASRLRLNRKVVVGHWKDEKVIKKVADWCRVANAVADSRRMKVARFGDNMRQVAVTDGNKVSAQIKFGYEVNGYGIGDLVDYINQITDAQVDNLVQEYDDTYVMAAKIKSDGAMRASLKDAAKIELGMRAFLENGGYTAFTDTFEDLHGMKQLPGIATQRLMASGYGFGGEGDWKTSALVRTMKVMGAGLEGGNSFMEDYTYHFDPDNMTCLGSHMLEICPTIAKGDVSCEIHPLGIGGKEDPVRLVFNGGAGSALNASVVDMGNRFRMLVNKVEAVEIKDELPKLPVARVLWDAKPDLQTAAAAWIYAGGAHHTCYSQNISTESLEDFAEIMDIEFLLIDEKTDLYRFKQELRWNDAAYVLNKGY, from the coding sequence ATGATCAATTTAAAATTAGGCGAAGTATGGTTTGTAACCGGAAGCCAACATTTATACGGCCCTGAAACATTAAAACAGGTTGCTGAACATTCTAAAGAAATTGCAGATGCTTATACCGCAAATACCGTTATTCCGGTAAATGTGGTTTTTAAACCAACGGTAAAATCGCCAGAAGAAATTCATGCTATTTGTAAAGCAGCAAACAATGACGATAATTGTATAGGTATCATTACCTGGATGCATACATTTTCGCCAGCTAAAATGTGGATTGCAGGCTTGAATGCATTACAAAAACCATTTTTGCATTTGCACACACAATTCAATAGAGATATTCCTTGGGGAACTATCGATATGGATTTTATGAATTTAAATCAATCGGCACATGGTGGTCGTGAGTTTGGATTTATAGCATCTAGACTTCGATTAAATCGCAAGGTGGTAGTAGGACATTGGAAAGACGAAAAGGTTATTAAAAAAGTAGCCGATTGGTGTCGTGTAGCGAATGCAGTAGCCGATAGCAGACGTATGAAAGTAGCCCGTTTTGGTGACAATATGCGACAAGTTGCGGTGACCGACGGAAATAAAGTGTCTGCTCAAATTAAATTTGGATACGAAGTAAATGGTTACGGTATTGGCGATTTAGTGGATTATATAAATCAAATTACCGATGCACAAGTTGATAATCTTGTGCAGGAGTATGATGATACCTATGTAATGGCTGCCAAAATTAAATCAGATGGCGCCATGCGTGCTTCTTTAAAAGACGCAGCCAAAATAGAGTTGGGTATGCGTGCCTTTTTAGAAAACGGTGGTTATACAGCATTTACCGATACGTTTGAGGATTTACATGGCATGAAACAATTACCAGGCATTGCAACACAGCGTTTAATGGCAAGTGGTTATGGTTTTGGTGGAGAAGGCGACTGGAAAACATCAGCTTTAGTGCGTACCATGAAAGTTATGGGTGCCGGTTTAGAAGGTGGAAACAGTTTTATGGAAGATTACACGTATCATTTCGATCCAGATAATATGACCTGTTTAGGCTCTCACATGTTAGAAATTTGTCCAACGATTGCTAAAGGCGATGTGTCTTGTGAAATCCATCCTTTAGGAATTGGAGGTAAAGAAGATCCCGTAAGATTGGTGTTTAATGGTGGCGCAGGAAGTGCACTAAACGCATCGGTGGTAGACATGGGTAACCGTTTTAGAATGTTGGTAAACAAGGTAGAGGCTGTAGAAATTAAAGACGAACTTCCTAAATTACCTGTTGCACGCGTCCTTTGGGATGCAAAACCAGATTTGCAAACAGCAGCGGCAGCATGGATTTATGCAGGTGGCGCACACCATACTTGTTACAGCCAAAATATTTCTACTGAATCGTTAGAAGATTTTGCAGAAATTATGGACATCGAGTTTTTATTAATAGATGAAAAAACCGATTTATATAGATTTAAACAAGAGCTTCGTTGGAATGATGCAGCTTATGTTCTGAATAAAGGGTATTAG